Part of the Ignavibacterium album JCM 16511 genome, TTGAAAATCTTAAACCGATTGTGTTGCAGATGGAAAATAATTATAAACTTTCTCTTGAAGCATTAAAAGTTACAATAGGACTTGATGCTAATCAGAATATTGATGTAGTTGGTGATATGGAGTTTGATGAAAGTTATAAACTTCCAACTGAACAGGAAGTAATTGAAGAGCTATTAAAAAATAATCCTCAGCTTGCAATACTTGATAAACAGGTTCAGTTGAATGACAGAAATGTTTCGCTTGAACAGGCAGCATACTTCCCTTCGCTCGCCGGTTTTGGAAATTATCAGTATCAAACTCAGGCGAATGATTTTAAGTTTTCTGACTACAATTGGGTTAAAACTTTTGTGCTTGGTTTACAACTTCAAGTACCAATTTTTAACGGATTTAAAACACAAGCAAGAGTTAGTCAGGCAGAGATTGGATTAAATCAGTCTGTAGAGCAAAAGAGAAATCTAACCGAGGCAATCAAGACACAGGCATTAAGTGTTCTTTACAGAGTTCAGCAGGCGTTGATTAGAATTCAGGGTCAGAATAAAACTGTTCGTACAGCTCAGGAAGGCTATGAAATTGCAAAACGAAGATTGGAAAACAATGTTGGAACACAACTCGAAGTTAATGATGCAGAGCTTGCGTTGCGTCAGGCAAAACTAAACAGGCTTCAGGCAATTTATGATTTCAAAGTTGCTGAAGCTGATCTTGAAACAGTGCTTGGCAGAATTAAATAAGAATTTTTAAGGAGAATATTAAAATGAATAAAGTAAAATCATTCTTGTTAATCTTACTTTCAGTTGTGATTGTAACAAGCTGCGGTAAGAAAGAAAATAATAATCAAACTAAAACTGATGAAGCTATTCCGGTTGAAGTAACCTTAGTAAAAAAATCAATGATTGATCGTGAAATAGAGTTAGTCGGAAATCTTATGGCTTGGAAAGAAGCTAACCTTGCTGCACAGACAACAGCAAGAGTTCAGAAAATATATGTTGATGCCGGTTCAAGAGTTAAACAAGGCGATTTGCTTTTTGAGATGGATGATACTCAGCTCGCACAGGCAAAAATTCAATATCAGGTTACAAAGGATAATTACGACAGACTAAAACCGCTTTATGAAACCGGTTCAATTTCACAATCGCAATTTGATCAAGTTAAGGCCGCTTATGAAACTGCAGAAAAAACTTATCAGCTACTATTAACCAACACTCAATTCCGTGCACCATTCAGTGGTGTTGTAACGGCAAAAAGATTAAACGATGGCGAAGTGTTTCTATTGGCTCCGGGTGGAGTCGGTTCTCCAACCATTGTTACTTTAATGCAAATCAACCCATTGAAACTTATTCTTAATGTGAGTGAGAATAATTTAAAAGATGTAAAGCTTAATCAAACAGTTGAAATAAAATCAGACATATTTCCGGAAGAAACATTCAAAGGAAATATAAGCAGAATTAATCCTGCTGTTAATCCAACAAGCAGAACTTTTGAAGTCGAAGTTAAAATTCCAAATCCGAATGAAAAATTAAAACCCGGAATGTATGTGCGTGCAAAGATTCTTATTGGTAAGAGTGAAGGAATTATTGTAAATCGTTCTGCAGCATTAAA contains:
- a CDS encoding TolC family protein; this encodes MKKIFVFLVAFSLSMFGQSNQLTLTMDEAINLALEKNSELKIAKMEVDKSEQKLREARSGLFPKLDLNGQYQRYIDKPVIFLPPGSPLGRTLVIGSDNSYLAAAQLSLPLFALPLYEGIGLASDALAIAEQNYLSVKNKIVGEVKKSFLAVILTRETKDVMKQSLKNAEDNFENIKRLNAAGTLSDYDVLRAEVQVENLKPIVLQMENNYKLSLEALKVTIGLDANQNIDVVGDMEFDESYKLPTEQEVIEELLKNNPQLAILDKQVQLNDRNVSLEQAAYFPSLAGFGNYQYQTQANDFKFSDYNWVKTFVLGLQLQVPIFNGFKTQARVSQAEIGLNQSVEQKRNLTEAIKTQALSVLYRVQQALIRIQGQNKTVRTAQEGYEIAKRRLENNVGTQLEVNDAELALRQAKLNRLQAIYDFKVAEADLETVLGRIK
- a CDS encoding efflux RND transporter periplasmic adaptor subunit, whose protein sequence is MNKVKSFLLILLSVVIVTSCGKKENNNQTKTDEAIPVEVTLVKKSMIDREIELVGNLMAWKEANLAAQTTARVQKIYVDAGSRVKQGDLLFEMDDTQLAQAKIQYQVTKDNYDRLKPLYETGSISQSQFDQVKAAYETAEKTYQLLLTNTQFRAPFSGVVTAKRLNDGEVFLLAPGGVGSPTIVTLMQINPLKLILNVSENNLKDVKLNQTVEIKSDIFPEETFKGNISRINPAVNPTSRTFEVEVKIPNPNEKLKPGMYVRAKILIGKSEGIIVNRSAALKQLGSTAYYGFIVKDNIAKRVELTLGKEFDSLVEITSGLNEGDYLVTRGQGLLKDGSKIDIKAKAE